A stretch of the Agromyces larvae genome encodes the following:
- a CDS encoding carbohydrate ABC transporter permease: MTTTTALTSVNPTHTPPKPTRTGRGIVFTTVNAAVFIGLAFLCAYPFYYLIINSVSANDLAALGEVRWWPIGFHLSNYEQVFQLDGLTQATVVTLGRTIIGTAATVLASAFLGFMFTQNRMWGRQFWYRFTIITMYFSAGLIPVFIIMKNLGLTNNFWVYVLPFVVQPFFIILVKTYVESMPASLQEAAEVDGANIVQIFFRIYLPNMTPILATVAIFAAVAQWNSFQDTLIYITDQNLYTLQYQLYMFLNQANSLAQAMANSGGNMAAIADAATTQTPTSIRMTISVIVVLPIIFIYPLFQRFFVKGIMLGAVKG, translated from the coding sequence ATGACCACCACCACTGCCCTCACCTCGGTCAACCCGACGCACACCCCGCCGAAACCGACGCGCACCGGCCGCGGCATCGTGTTCACCACCGTGAACGCCGCGGTCTTCATCGGACTCGCGTTCCTGTGCGCCTACCCCTTCTACTACCTGATCATCAACTCGGTGAGCGCGAACGACCTCGCTGCACTCGGCGAGGTGCGCTGGTGGCCGATCGGGTTCCACCTCTCGAACTACGAGCAGGTGTTCCAGCTCGACGGGCTGACGCAGGCCACCGTCGTCACCCTCGGCCGTACGATCATCGGCACCGCGGCCACGGTGCTCGCTTCGGCGTTCCTCGGGTTCATGTTCACCCAGAACCGCATGTGGGGCCGGCAGTTCTGGTACCGGTTCACGATCATCACGATGTACTTCAGCGCCGGGCTCATCCCCGTGTTCATCATCATGAAGAACCTCGGACTCACCAACAACTTCTGGGTGTACGTGCTGCCGTTCGTCGTGCAGCCGTTCTTCATCATCCTCGTGAAGACCTACGTCGAGTCGATGCCGGCCTCCCTGCAGGAGGCGGCCGAGGTCGACGGCGCGAACATCGTGCAGATCTTCTTCCGCATCTACCTGCCGAACATGACGCCGATCCTCGCCACGGTCGCGATCTTCGCGGCGGTGGCGCAGTGGAACAGCTTCCAGGACACCCTGATCTACATCACCGACCAGAACCTGTACACGCTGCAGTACCAGCTCTACATGTTCCTCAACCAGGCGAACAGCCTGGCCCAGGCGATGGCGAACTCGGGCGGCAACATGGCCGCGATCGCCGACGCCGCGACCACCCAGACGCCCACCTCGATCCGCATGACGATCTCGGTGATCGTCGTGCTGCCGATCATCTTCATCTACCCCCTGTTCCAGCGCTTCTTCGTGAAGGGCATCATGCTCGGGGCGGTCAAGGGCTGA
- a CDS encoding ABC transporter permease subunit: MTSQVLQELTATELDESPIAEKAARKRARHAGGRRSFGMFACIVPFLVLVFLFSYFPLYGWIYSLYDYKPALGLEGSEFVGLQWFQLLVGSPTQVAQIGQVLLNTLAISFLGIATSILPLGFAVFLNEVKTPWFKNAVQTLTTLPNFISWVLVYMIAFSLFSSSGLVNGVLEDLGLITMPVKFLDTDQNVWLTMALWSVWKGLGWGAIIYIAAISGIDQSLYESAEIDGAGRFQRMWYITVPQLMPTFIVLLLLSVANLLNNGMEQYYVFQNAFNKQYIQVLDLYVFNVGMTGNNLSMATAIGMLKSLISVALLFTVNAIAKRVRGQSIV; encoded by the coding sequence ATGACCAGCCAGGTCCTGCAGGAACTCACCGCGACCGAGCTCGACGAGAGCCCGATCGCCGAGAAGGCCGCGCGCAAGCGAGCGCGGCACGCCGGCGGCCGCCGCTCGTTCGGCATGTTCGCCTGCATCGTGCCGTTCCTGGTGCTGGTGTTCCTCTTCTCGTATTTCCCGCTCTACGGCTGGATCTACTCGCTCTACGACTACAAGCCCGCCCTCGGCCTCGAGGGCAGCGAGTTCGTCGGGTTGCAGTGGTTCCAGCTGCTCGTCGGCTCGCCGACGCAGGTCGCGCAGATCGGCCAGGTGCTGCTCAACACCCTCGCCATCAGCTTCCTCGGCATCGCGACCTCGATCCTGCCGCTCGGATTCGCGGTCTTCCTCAACGAGGTGAAGACGCCGTGGTTCAAGAACGCGGTGCAGACGCTGACGACGCTGCCCAACTTCATCTCGTGGGTGCTCGTCTACATGATCGCGTTCTCGCTGTTCTCGAGCAGCGGGCTCGTGAACGGCGTGCTCGAAGACCTCGGCCTCATCACCATGCCGGTGAAATTCCTCGACACCGACCAGAACGTCTGGCTCACCATGGCGCTCTGGAGCGTATGGAAGGGCCTCGGCTGGGGCGCCATCATCTATATCGCCGCCATCTCGGGCATCGACCAGTCGCTCTACGAGTCGGCCGAGATCGACGGCGCCGGGCGGTTCCAGCGCATGTGGTACATCACCGTGCCGCAGCTCATGCCCACCTTCATCGTGCTGCTGCTGCTGTCGGTCGCGAACCTGCTGAACAACGGCATGGAGCAGTACTACGTGTTCCAGAACGCGTTCAACAAGCAGTACATCCAGGTGCTCGACCTGTACGTCTTCAACGTCGGCATGACCGGCAACAACCTGTCGATGGCCACCGCGATCGGCATGCTGAAGAGCCTCATCTCGGTCGCCCTGCTGTTCACCGTCAACGCGATCGCCAAGCGCGTCCGCGGCCAGTCGATCGTCTGA